In Oscillatoria acuminata PCC 6304, a single window of DNA contains:
- a CDS encoding shikimate kinase, with the protein MKQFLKGCNLYLIGMMGSGKTTVAQILAPQLEYRYLDSDRLIEQVAGQSIPEIFAESGEAAFRELETKVLSELCAYTHLVVATGGGIILNRQNWSYLQHGVVVWLDVPVEQLYQRLAGDTTRPLLRDPDPMAKLRSLLDQRQSLYKQADVRVIVGPEDTPEQIATGVLAEISKILKDHTNQN; encoded by the coding sequence GTGAAACAGTTTCTCAAAGGATGCAACCTCTATCTCATCGGGATGATGGGGTCTGGAAAAACCACCGTGGCCCAAATTCTGGCCCCTCAATTGGAGTATCGTTATCTTGACAGCGATCGCCTGATTGAACAGGTGGCAGGTCAATCCATCCCTGAGATTTTTGCCGAAAGTGGAGAGGCAGCCTTTCGGGAACTAGAAACCAAAGTATTAAGTGAATTGTGCGCCTATACCCATCTGGTTGTCGCAACAGGGGGAGGAATTATCCTCAACCGGCAAAACTGGAGTTATTTGCAACATGGGGTGGTGGTATGGTTAGATGTTCCAGTGGAACAACTGTATCAGCGGTTGGCCGGAGATACCACCCGGCCATTGTTAAGAGACCCTGACCCAATGGCTAAACTGCGATCGCTCCTTGACCAACGACAATCCCTCTACAAACAAGCTGATGTGCGCGTGATTGTCGGTCCCGAAGATACCCCGGAACAAATCGCAACGGGAGTTTTAGCCGAAATTTCCAAAATCCTCAAAGACCATACCAATCAGAACTAA
- the argB gene encoding acetylglutamate kinase yields the protein MLTEKELSQQETEAMRVKVLSEALPYIQQFAGRTIVVKYGGAAMKDSTLKDQVMRDLVFLACVGVRPVLVHGGGPEINSWLDKLAIEPQFKNGLRVTDAPTMDVVEMVLVGRVNKEIVALINQAGGSAVGLCGKDGNLITARPQGDEGIGFVGEVSSVNTKILEALVKSGYIPVVSSVAADETGQSYNINADTVAGELAAALGAEKLILMTDTAGILQDPTDPSTLLTQLDIQQARELMKSGVVSGGMIPKVTCCVRSLAQGVKAAHIIDGRINHSLLLEILTDTGIGSMIVASGYQQ from the coding sequence ATGCTGACCGAGAAAGAACTCAGCCAACAAGAAACTGAAGCGATGCGGGTGAAGGTGCTTAGTGAAGCACTCCCTTATATCCAGCAATTCGCTGGCCGCACCATTGTCGTCAAATATGGGGGTGCGGCGATGAAAGACAGCACCCTCAAGGACCAAGTGATGCGGGATTTGGTCTTCTTGGCCTGTGTTGGGGTCCGGCCTGTCCTGGTCCACGGAGGCGGTCCGGAAATCAATAGCTGGTTGGACAAACTCGCCATCGAACCCCAATTTAAAAATGGTCTGCGAGTCACCGATGCGCCGACGATGGATGTGGTGGAGATGGTGTTAGTAGGCCGAGTCAACAAGGAAATTGTCGCCCTGATTAACCAGGCGGGGGGTTCTGCGGTGGGATTGTGCGGGAAAGATGGAAATTTAATCACCGCACGTCCTCAAGGAGATGAAGGGATTGGCTTTGTTGGGGAAGTGAGTTCGGTGAATACCAAGATTTTAGAAGCCTTAGTCAAATCTGGCTATATCCCCGTTGTCTCCAGTGTGGCGGCAGACGAAACAGGCCAATCGTATAATATTAATGCGGATACAGTAGCCGGAGAACTGGCGGCGGCTTTGGGTGCAGAAAAATTAATCTTAATGACCGACACAGCAGGAATTTTACAGGACCCGACGGACCCTTCTACTCTGCTGACGCAACTGGATATTCAACAAGCGCGGGAACTGATGAAAAGCGGGGTGGTCTCCGGGGGGATGATTCCCAAGGTGACCTGTTGTGTGCGAAGTTTAGCCCAAGGGGTCAAGGCGGCTCACATTATTGATGGTCGGATTAATCACTCCCTGTTGCTGGAAATTTTGACCGATACGGGGATTGGTTCGATGATTGTGGCTTCGGGATACCAGCAGTAA